A single genomic interval of Syntrophobotulus glycolicus DSM 8271 harbors:
- a CDS encoding type II toxin-antitoxin system RelE family toxin: MKYRIEYEKSCVKYLKKLDKNTQIRIINAINQLPFGDIKRLQGSTEDYRLRVGQYRVIFSRYEEELLVKIIQISPRGQIYK; encoded by the coding sequence ATGAAATATAGAATTGAGTATGAAAAATCCTGTGTGAAGTATTTGAAGAAACTGGATAAAAACACACAAATAAGAATAATTAACGCTATTAACCAGTTGCCTTTTGGAGATATAAAAAGGCTGCAAGGAAGTACAGAGGATTACAGACTTAGAGTTGGTCAATATAGAGTAATATTCAGTCGATATGAGGAAGAGTTATTGGTTAAGATTATTCAAATTTCCCCTCGCGGACAAATATATAAATGA
- a CDS encoding DEAD/DEAH box helicase: MRERGAGPTLLISPLLSLMRSQIENALKIGIVAETINSDNVSGWQEIEERLRKGEIDILLLSPERLGNKDFTERVLPQVTGGIGMLVVDEAHCISDWGHDFRSDYRRIIRTIQQLPASVPLAATTATANQRVVDDIKAQLGEGLAIIRGPLSRESLRLQVIKLADQAERLAWLYKNLPQMDGFWIIYCSTTSDGNKVAKWLRSKGINALEYHAGLSKDFGEKIRLLRKEKKNWRISNSSLIPKNAICAIFLQSWMIRMEKTVENAATVSIQNFFQRKFPEQLYWKQSGS; this comes from the coding sequence TTGAGAGAGCGCGGCGCCGGCCCGACCCTTTTAATCAGTCCGTTATTGTCTTTAATGAGAAGCCAGATAGAAAACGCGCTTAAGATAGGAATCGTGGCGGAAACCATCAACAGTGACAATGTATCAGGGTGGCAGGAAATAGAAGAGAGACTGCGTAAAGGAGAAATCGATATTCTCTTGTTGTCCCCTGAAAGACTGGGAAATAAGGATTTTACAGAGCGGGTCCTTCCTCAAGTGACCGGCGGAATCGGCATGTTGGTCGTTGATGAGGCCCACTGTATTTCTGATTGGGGACATGATTTCAGGTCAGACTACCGGAGAATTATCCGGACCATTCAACAGCTGCCCGCCAGTGTCCCCTTGGCAGCGACAACAGCTACGGCCAACCAAAGAGTTGTCGACGACATTAAGGCTCAGCTGGGTGAGGGATTAGCGATCATTCGCGGTCCTTTAAGCAGAGAATCGCTCAGACTCCAAGTGATAAAATTAGCGGACCAAGCGGAACGGCTGGCCTGGCTTTACAAGAATCTTCCCCAAATGGATGGGTTCTGGATTATCTATTGCTCTACGACCTCGGACGGCAATAAGGTAGCGAAATGGCTACGGAGCAAAGGAATCAATGCTTTGGAATACCATGCAGGATTATCCAAGGATTTTGGCGAAAAGATCAGATTACTGCGCAAAGAGAAAAAGAATTGGCGGATATCAAACAGTTCGTTGATACCGAAGAATGCTATATGCGCTATATTTCTGCAAAGCTGGATGATCCGCATGGAAAAAACTGTGGAGAATGCAGCAACTGTCTCAATACAAAATTTTTTCCAGAGGAAGTTTCCAGAGCAATTGTACTGGAAGCAATCAGGTTCTTAA